A region from the Benincasa hispida cultivar B227 chromosome 10, ASM972705v1, whole genome shotgun sequence genome encodes:
- the LOC120088180 gene encoding V-type proton ATPase subunit a1, with protein MEEFLDNIPPMDLMRSEKMTFVQLIIPVESAHRAISYLGELGILQFRDLNVDKSPFQRTFVNQVKRCAEMSRKLRFFKDQISKAGVLASTRPILQEHIELEELEIRLADHEHELIEMNSNSEKLQQSYNELLEFKMVLQKASVFLVSSNSHSVSEERELNENVFLNDNYVEDGSLLEQEMRPGPSNQSGLRFICGIICKSKVLRFERMLFRATRGNMLFNQAPADVQIMDPISTEMVEKTVFVVFFSGEQARNKVLKICEAFGANCYPVPEDITKQRQITREVSSRLTELEATLDAGIRHRNEALASIGFHLIKWMSMVRREKAVYDTLNMLNFDVTKKCLVGEGWCPIFAKTQIQEALQRATFDSSSQVGIIFHVMDTVESPPTYFRTNRLTSAFQEIVDAYGVARYQEANPAVYTVITFPFLFAVMFGDWGHGICLLLGALFLIARESKLNNQKLGSFMEMLFGGRYVLLLMSLFSIYCGLIYNEFFSVPYHIFGASAYKCRDNSCSDAHTVGLVKYRDPYPFGVDPSWRGSRSELPFLNSLKMKLSILLGIAQMNLGIILSYFNARFTGSSLDIRYQFVPQVIFLNSLFGYLSLLIVIKWCTGSQADLYHVMIYMFLSPFDDLGENELFWGQRPLQIILLMLAIVAVPWMLFPKPFILKKIHTERFQGRTYGMLGTTEIDLEGEPDSARQHQEDFNFSEIFVHQMIHSIEFVLGAVSNTASYLRLWALSLAHSELSTVFYEKVLLLAWGYDSFVIRLIGLAVFSFATAFILLMMETLSAFLHALRLHWVEFQNKFYHGDGHKFKPFSFASIDEEED; from the exons ATGGAAGAGTTCTTGGACAATATACCTCCAATGGATCTGATGCGTTCCGAGAAGATGACTTTTGTCCAGCTTATTATCCCCGTTGAGTCCGCTCATCGAGCCATTTCATACCTTGGCGAGCTTGGCATCCTTCAGTTTAGAGAT TTAAACGTGGACAAAAGTCCTTTCCAGAGAACCTTTGTTAACCAG GTAAAGCGATGTGCAGAGATGTCAAGGAAGTTAAGATTTTTCAAAGATCAAATCAGTAAAGCTGGTGTACTGGCATCTACACGCCCAATTCTTCAAGAACATATTGAACTAGAGGAATTAGAG ATACGACTGGCTGATCATGAGCATGAGCTGATTGAAATGAACTCTAACAGCGAGAAACTTCAACAGTCATATAATGAACTATTAGAATTCAAGATGGTATTGCAAAAG GCAAGCGTCTTTCTGGTGTCCAGTAATAGCCATTCAGTTTCAGAAGAAAGGGAATTGAATGAAAATGTTTTCTTGAATGATAACTATGTTGAGGATGGATCATTACTTGAACAG GAAATGAGACCCGGACCATCCAACCAATCTGGTTTGAGATTTATTTGTGGAATTATTTGTAAATCCAAAGTTCTTAGATTTGAAAGGATGCTGTTTCGTGCAACTAGGGGAAATATGCTTTTCAATCAGGCACCAGCAGATGTACAGATCATGGATCCCATATCTACGGAAATG GTTGAGAAAACAGTATTTGTTGTGTTTTTCTCTGGGGAGCAGGCCAGAAACAAAGTTTTGAAGATCTGTGAGGCTTTTGGAGCAAATTGCTATCCTGTTCCTGAAGATATAACGAAACAAAGGCAGATAACTAGAGAA GTGTCTTCTCGCCTCACTGAACTTGAGGCCACTTTAGATGCTGGGATCCGTCACCGAAATGAGGCTCTTGCATCAATAGGGTTTCACTTGATTAAATGGATGAGTATG GTAAGAAGGGAAAAGGCTGTATATGATACGTTGAACATGTTGAATTTTGATGTCACTAAAAAATGTCTCGTTGGAGAAGGATGGTGCCCAATCTTTGCAAAAACTCAG ATTCAGGAGGCACTGCAGCGAGCAACATTTGATAGCAGTTCACAAGTGGGGATAATATTTCATGTGATGGATACGGTTGAATCCCCTCCTACATATTTTAGAACAAACCGTTTGACAAGTGCTTTTCAAGAAATTGTTGATGCCTATGG TGTTGCTAGATATCAAGAAGCAAATCCTGCAGTTTACACTGTTATTACATTTCCATTCCTATTCGCAGTGATGTTTGGGGATTGGGGTCATGGAATATGCTTGTTGCTTGGAGCTTTATTTCTTATAGCTCGTGAAAGTAAGCTCAATAATCAG AAATTAGGAAGCTTTATGGAGATGCTATTTGGTGGCCGCTATGTTCTTCTTTTGATGTCCctattttcaatttattgtgGGTTGATCTACAATGAGTTCTTCTCTGTTCCGTATCATATATTTGGCGCATCTGCTTACAAGTGTCGAGATAATTCATGCAG TGATGCACACACTGTTGGCTTAGTTAAATACCGTGATCCCTATCCATTTGGTGTTGATCCAAGCTGGCGAGGAAGTCGTTCAGAACTTCCTTTTCTGAACTCTCTTAAAATGAAGCTATCTATCCTGTTGGGTATTGCTCAAATGAACTTAGGGATCATATTGAGTTATTTTAATGCACGTTTTACTGGAAGCTCACTTGATATCAG GTACCAGTTTGTACCACAAGTCATCTTCCTTAACAGCCTTTTTGGATATCTTTCTCTTCTCATTGTCATCAAGTGGTGCACTGGATCTCAAGCAGACCTCTATCATGTAATGATTTACATGTTTTTAAGCCCATTTGATGATCTTGGTGAGAACGAATTGTTTTGGGGCCAAAGACCTCTTCAA ATTATCTTGTTGATGTTGGCTATAGTTGCAGTGCCTTGGATGCTTTTTCCTAAACcctttattttgaaaaagattcACACAGAG AGATTTCAAGGTCGTACATATGGGATGCTTGGAACCACTGAGATAGATCTTGAGGGGGAACCTGATTCGGCAAGGCAGCACCAAGAGGACTTCAATTTTAGTGAGATTTTTGTTCACCAAATGATTCACTCCATAGAATTCGTCTTGGGTGCAGTTTCAAATACAGCATCATATCTTCGACTGTGGGCTTTAAG CTTGGCGCACTCGGAACTGTCAACAGTTTTCTATGAGAAAGTACTCCTCTTAGCTTGGGG